In Desulfonatronum thiodismutans, the genomic window GCAATGCGACTTCCAGGATGAAGCTTTCGCGCCCCTCCTGCCCCAGGGCGAAGGAAAGCGCCTTGTCCGGTTGGTTCAGCTTGATGTTGACCTGAACCATGCGCAGCAGGATTTCGTCCGCATCCGGGCGGAGATCGAGAATGTGGCGGTACGTCTCCTCGGCTTGAACCAGATCGCCTTCGCTTTCATACAAAAAAGCCAGTTCGGCCATGGCCTCCAGGAAATTCGGGTCTTGTTCCAGTGCTTGCTTGAGAAACTCTTCCGTCTGGCGGACCAACCCGAGGCCTGAGTTGCTTCTGGCCAGCAGCAGCAATACCTCGGCCGTCCGTTCTGATTCAGGGATGACCTGAAGCACGTCCGCGGCTTGAGAAAAACGGGAATACTGCAAAAGCAAGGCGGCCATGCTCCGGCGCATGGCCCAATCCCGAGGGTGGCTTCGCAGGTAGTCGTCCATGGTCGCGATGGCCTCCTCCACCATGTCGTCGGCAAGGTAGGTGTTGACCAGAGCGGAGGGCAGGGTTTGATTCTCGGGGAACGACTCCATGGAGCGGCGTAAAACCGTCCTGGCTTCAGCGTTCCGGCCTTCCCGCCAGTAGGAGTTGGCCAGTTCCATTGCCAAAAAGGGCGAAGGGTCCAGGTCCAGGGCCAGGGCCAGGGCTTCTCGGGCGCTTTGCTGGTCGTCCGTGCGGGCCAGGTCTTGGGCTTTCAGGTAGGCCAGCACGGCCTGAGCCGAGGGGGTCAGTTCCTCTTCCGGGTCGGCGATGGTCGCGGCCGGAAACGGTTCCGGAATGAATGCAACCTTCGGGGCGCATGCGGTCATGGAAAAGGCGAAGGCCAGGCCGAACAGCAAAAAAAGACACTTCAGCGGCGAATGGTCGGTCACGGAGATAAATCCTTAGTTACGGAGCAAATTGACGAAGCGGATCGGAATGCGATGGGTCATGAAGGGCGCACTTGATCCGAATGGGCGCGCTGATCAGTTCGTCGCGGACATGGCTTGGTCCTGGGATGGGCATTGCCGTTGTAAAAGCGTGTACAGTCGATTGCCGAGATGGAGGCCCATTTCGATGAATTCCGGGCCGAACGTCTTTCCAACTTCAGTGCGGAAGGTGTTCGCTATGGACCGGATGCGTTCGACGCCCTCCGGAAATTTTGCCAGGATCTCCCGCAGACACCATTCCTCGTAGTCGCAGATCTCCCAGAGCGTGGTGCCGAAGTTGTCCGGTCCCCACCGAAATTTGTCCGCGTCGTACAAGCAGGACGCCAGTAGTTCTTCCAGATGATCGAAAGAGGTTTCCATGGGGCGGAAGGCCTCATGGTTGCGGATGGCGAAGGCGATCATGGCCTTGTCCCTGTCCGTCAAGGGGAAATCGGCCAGAATTTGAAAGGAGAGTTCGGCTCCCCGGAGCGCGTGTTCCGGTTCCAGGCGGCAGATGTCGTGCTGCAGTCCGCTCAACTGCGCCAAAAGACACAGATGCCTGGCCTGATCCATGCCCCAGGCCCGGGCCTCGGCCAAGACAATGGCCCCGGACTCCACGGCGACCTTTTTGGCATGATCGATTCCGTGGCCGTAGTCGTCGGCGAGAAACGGCAGAACGTCTTCGCAACATCGGATAACCAAGGGGTGATCAAAAAACAATTCCTTGGAAAAGGCCAACTCCGGCGCGAAGCGGTCGTAAAAACGCGGCGGAGGTTGAACGCCGGCCAGACTTTTGGCCTCTTGCTTCACCAACTCAAGTTCTTTCAACATGGTCTTCCGTTCCTTTATTGGTCGCGGTTGCCAGGTTCCGTGAGAAATTTTCCCTGATTTTTTCGATCAAACGGGCCTCGATCTGCCGGACCCGTTCCCTGGTGATATTGTATTTTTCTCCGATCTCTCGAAGTGTCACGGGCTCCTCGTTCATCAAGCGCTGTTCCAGGACGTCCCGCTCCTTGTCGTTGAGTTCGGGCATCATTTTCTTGATTTGCTTTTTGAGCAGGACGACCATTTGCTCTTCGGCCAGGAGGTCCTCCACGGGCGTGCTCAGCGCGGGCAGCATGTCCATGCGGGTCATGCTGGTGTCTTCGGAAAACGGAGCGTCCAGGGACATGTCCGAACTGCCCAGCCGCTGGTCCATCTCCGTGATGTCCTGTTCGCTGACGTTGAGGCTTTTGGACAGGGAAGCCGTGCTGGCGTCAAAGCCCTGATTGAGCAGGCGTTGTCGTTCCTTGCCGAGGTTGTAGAAGAGCTTGCGCTGGGTCTGGGTCGTGCCGACCTTGACCATGCGCCAATTGTCCATGATGAACTTGAGAATGTAGGCTTTGATCCAGAATGAAGCGTAGTAGGAAAACTTGATGCCCCGTTCCGGGTCGAACTTCTGCACGGCCTTCATCAGGCCGACGTTGCCTTCCTGGATCAGGTCCAGGATATTTTGCATCCAGCTGCGTTGAAAGTCCATGGCGATGCGGACCACGAGACGCAGGTGGGAAGAGATCAGCCGAAACGCGGCTTTAGTGTCTTTTTGCTCCCGGTATTGGCGGATCAGGGTGAACTCTTCATCCGGCTTGAGCATTGGAAAACGGTTCACTTCCCGCAGGTAAAGCTGCATTGAGTCCCGGATCGCCGGGGAGGAGGGCGTCAGGGAAAGGTCGATGGGCCCGGGAGCCCCAGTGATCTCGGGATCGTCGTCAAGAGCGGCATCGGAGTCGTTTTCCGACTTTGCCTTAGGGGTTGGCTCGGGTCGAATTTCGGATTCAATATCCAGTTCGACTTCGGGGTCAACCGCGTCGTGCGACACGTCTTCAGACGCGTTGGTCGCCAAGTCGTCCGCCACGTCATCCGATAGTTCGGCGTGGTGAAAACCCTGCTTCCGTTGGGCTGAGCCCCTGGAAGCAGTCGCGGTCGTGGTGACTCGAGTCTTTTGCTTCATGCGGGAAGTGTCCGGTTGCTCGGTCCGTTCTGGTGGGAGCGCATCGGGTGCGGTTGGTCCGCGGCGGGTGAAACGAAGGGTTCCGGTGGCTTGGGTCCCACGGTCATGATCTGTAATCCTATATTTTTTATTTGTCCTTTTCAATGTTTTTCAGTAAGCGTTCCTTTTTCGGGGTAACGTCTCGATAATGCGAGGCTTCGCCGGCTCTGGGGATAACCTCCGCAGCCTCGACATCGCGCTTATCTTTTATAGAGTTATTGAAATCGGAGCAAAACCATAATGAGTCAAAAGGTCAGGGAGCTGATTCAATCCGGAAAAATACTTCTGTTCGACGGGGCCATGGGAACGCAACTTCAGGCCCGTGGGCTGCAACCCGGGCAATCGCCGGAAGAGTTCGGGGACCGTAATCCGGAGGTGATCGCTCGGATTCATGAGGATTATCTGAACGCCGGGGCGATGTTTTTGACCACGAATACCTTCGGCGGGACCCGGTTCAAGCTGCCTCCTGATCTCGACCCGCGCTCCTTCAACCGCAAGATGGCCGAAACGGCCCGGAGTTCCGCCAAAGACAAGGGCTTCGTGGCCGGCAGCGTCGGTCCCACCGGAGAGCTGCTGGCGCCGTTGGGCAAGGTCGGTTTTTCGGAGCTGGTGGACGCCTTCGCGGAACAGATCGCCGGGCTGGCCCAAGGCGGCGCGGACCTGATCCAGATCGAGACCCAGTTCGACCTGGGCGAGATCCGGGCGGCCGTGGTGGCGGCCCGCCAGGTTTGCGACCTTCCCGTGGCCGTTTCCATGACCTTTGAGTCCGGTTCCAGCTTGACCGGCACCTCGCCGCTGACCTTTCTGGACACCATGCAGAATCTTGGGGTGGACCTGATCGGAACCAATTGCAGCCTCGGTCCTGAAGGCCTGGAGGAAATCATCCGAGCCATGCTGCCCCGGGCGACCACGCCGCTTTTGGTTCAGCCCAACGCCGGGCTGCCGATCCTGGAGAACGGAAAGACGGTGTTTCCGCTGCAACCCCACCCCTTTGCCGAGCGAATGCTCCGTTTTCCGGCTTTGGGCGTTCAGGGCGTCGGAGGCTGTTGCGGCACCAGTCCGGACCATATTCGAGCCATGGCTCTGGCTTTGCGAGACGTGGACGTCGCTTCGCTCAAGGCCCGTGATGTGACCGAGGGACCGGATCTTATCCTGACCTCCAGGGCCGTTTCGGTTTGCATCGGGCCGAGAGAGCCGTTGGTGATCATCGGCGAGCGGATCAATCCCACGGGCAAAAAGCAGTTGACGGCCCAGTTTCAGGCCGGGGAACACGGTCTGGCCCTGGACATGGCCGGTCAGCAGATCGCCCAGGGGGCCGGGGTGCTGGACGTCAACGTCGGTGCGCCCATGGTGGACGAGACCGTCCTGCTGCCGGACCTCGTCTCCACCCTGACCGCCCGTTTCCCCACGCCCTTGAGCATCGATTCCAGCAAGCCGGAAGCCATCGAAGCGGCCTTGCGCCGGTATCCGGGGTCGCCCCTGGTAAATTCCATCAGCGGAGAGAGCGGCCGGATGGAAGCATTGGGGCCGCTTTGCCGGACCTATGGCGCGCCGTTCATCCTCTTGCCCCTGGCCGGCAGCGATCTGCCTGAAACCGCGTCCCAACGGCTGAAGATCATCGAGAATCTACTGCAACGGGCCGAGGACCTCGGGATTCCCCGGCGTCTGATCATGGTGGACGCCCTGGCCCTGACCGTCTCCTCCAAGCCGGAGTCCGCCAGGCACTGTCTGCGGACCATTCGGGCTTGTCGGGAAAAGTGGAACCTGCCCACGGTGATCGGCCTGTCCAATATTTCCTTCGGCCTACCGGCCCGGGAGCTGCTGAACAGCACGTTTTTGACCATGGCCATGGCCCATGGCCTCTGCGCGGTCATTGCCCATCCAGGGGCGCGGCGTGTACAAGAAGCTTTGGCCGCCGGGGAAGTGCTGCTGGCCCGGGACGCTCAGGCCAAGACCTTTGTCGGAGGCTACGCCGACTGGAGCGCCGGGGGAGGGGCGGCCGCGGGTTCCGGGGCCGCGGTAAAAGGCGGCCTTGCGGCAAAGCCCGCTTTGACCCTTGGGGAAGCGGTGATCCAGGGCGACAAGGACCGGATTCTGGACCTCCTGGAAGCGGCCTTGCAGGACGGAGCCCGGCCTGGAACATTGTTGGACGAGGAGTTGATCCCGGCGATCATGGAAGTGGGGCGGCGGTATGAAACCCGCGAATTTTTTCTGCCCCAATTGATCCTTTCCGCGGAGACCATGCAACGGGCCTTTGATCGGCTGACGCCCTTGCTCCAGGAGGACGCGGGCGACGCGCAACGGGCTCGGATCGTCATGGCCACGGTGGAAGGGGATATTCACGACATCGGCAAGAACATCGTCTGTCTGATGCTGCGCAACATGGGATTCGAGGTACACGATCTGGGCAAGGACGTACCTGCCGAGACCATCGTCCGGGCCGCCCAGGACAAACAGGCCGGTCTGATCGGCTTGTCCGCGCTGATGACCACGACCATGGTCCGCATGGAAGATACGGTCCGGATGGTCAAGGAACTCGGCCTCTCCACCAAGGTCATGGTGGGCGGGGCCGTGGTCACGGAGCACTTCGCGCAATCCATCGGCGCGGACGGGTACGCCCCGGACGCCGTGGCCGCGGTTCGTCTGGCCGCCAAATTGCTTGGAGAGCACGGTCGGAACCGGGCCGAGGTTTCTTGATCGCCGCTGTTCGTTGTTCCGGCATAAGGGATAAGGGAAATGGACATGAAAACACTGCTTCTTCCCACGCTCCTGTTGTTGGCTTTGGTTGCCCTGATTCCGTATCGGGTCTGCTGGGCCAGTGGGAGCACTGATATGCCGGTGATGGACGTTCAGGGGTTTGGCGACTTTTTGCTTGAGCAGAGAGGCAAGGTGGTGGTCGTGGATTTCTGGGCCACCTGGTGCGGACCATGCCGCAAAAAATTACCGGCGCTGATGGCATGCCGGGACAGGTTTTCCGAGGAAGAGGTGGCCATGCTCGGTATTTCCCTGGACTTTAACCCGGAAACGTTGCGCAGTTTTCTGAAGGTCAATCAGTTGAACTACCCAATTTCCCTTGCCGAGGACGGTTTTGGCGCCGAGTTGGGCGTACAGGCCATTCCTTTGCTGCATGTCTACGACGCGGCCGGAGAACTGGTTATCGTCGAGGAAGGCCTGACATCACCCGAAACACTGTGCCAGGAAGTTGGCCGTTTGATCGCCCCATGACCGAACTTTCCGCGATTTACATCCGCAAGGCCCGGATTCAGGATGTCCGCACCATCCATGGATTGCTGATGGACTGTTCCAAGCAGGGCCTGCTGTTGCCGCGCTCCTATAATCAACTTTACAGCCATCTGCGGGACTTTTTCGTCCTGGCCCCGAGCCAGGGCGGGGCGATTCTCGGGTGCTGCGCCTTGAGCATCGCCTGGGAGGATTTGGCCGAGGTCCGTTCCCTGGCCGTGGTCTCGGAGTGCCGAGGCCAGGGTTGGGGGAGACGATTGGTGGAAGCGTGTCTGAGCGACGCCATCACCCTGGGCATTTACCGGGTTTTCACCTTGACCTATCAGGCGACGTTCTTCGAGCGGATCGGATTTCAGGTGGTCAGCAAGGACAACCTGCCCCAGAAGGTCTGGGCCGATTGTCTGCACTGCCCCAAGTTCCCGGACTGCGACGAAATCGCCATGGCCATTGACATGTAGTTTTCGTAACTGCTCAACTCATCGGAGGAAAAGCAGACTGGATACCGGCATGCGCCGGTATGGCTGAATCGGAAACGACTTGGAACGAGACGTCATTCCGGCGAAGGCCGGAATCCAGTGCTGGAGAAAGACAATATATCCTATGTGCTAATGTAGGTCCTAGTTTTCAACGTTTTCAAAAGAAAATTTTTTC contains:
- a CDS encoding tetratricopeptide repeat protein, giving the protein MTDHSPLKCLFLLFGLAFAFSMTACAPKVAFIPEPFPAATIADPEEELTPSAQAVLAYLKAQDLARTDDQQSAREALALALDLDPSPFLAMELANSYWREGRNAEARTVLRRSMESFPENQTLPSALVNTYLADDMVEEAIATMDDYLRSHPRDWAMRRSMAALLLQYSRFSQAADVLQVIPESERTAEVLLLLARSNSGLGLVRQTEEFLKQALEQDPNFLEAMAELAFLYESEGDLVQAEETYRHILDLRPDADEILLRMVQVNIKLNQPDKALSFALGQEGRESFILEVALLFIRENLFQEADAVLDTLPDEDGLPEADFYRALVAYDGDNDPEQALFYLGRIPVDHPHYARALSFQGYLLLQLDRHEDARQLAREGQNLFPNMSDFLLLEAEILLGEDETSQASSLLEIARQKWPGDTDVLYRLGFLQEQMDRREDALGTMEEIIVLDPDHAEALNFIGYTLAEEGRDLERALVLIERSLQLKPGSGHIIDSLAWVHFKLGNLDLAWRHIQSAVEIMGDDPVIWEHYGDIAATLGKAAEARKGYRNALRFQPENPDAIQQKLNAL
- a CDS encoding HD domain-containing protein translates to MLKELELVKQEAKSLAGVQPPPRFYDRFAPELAFSKELFFDHPLVIRCCEDVLPFLADDYGHGIDHAKKVAVESGAIVLAEARAWGMDQARHLCLLAQLSGLQHDICRLEPEHALRGAELSFQILADFPLTDRDKAMIAFAIRNHEAFRPMETSFDHLEELLASCLYDADKFRWGPDNFGTTLWEICDYEEWCLREILAKFPEGVERIRSIANTFRTEVGKTFGPEFIEMGLHLGNRLYTLLQRQCPSQDQAMSATN
- a CDS encoding sigma-70 family RNA polymerase sigma factor, with the translated sequence MKQKTRVTTTATASRGSAQRKQGFHHAELSDDVADDLATNASEDVSHDAVDPEVELDIESEIRPEPTPKAKSENDSDAALDDDPEITGAPGPIDLSLTPSSPAIRDSMQLYLREVNRFPMLKPDEEFTLIRQYREQKDTKAAFRLISSHLRLVVRIAMDFQRSWMQNILDLIQEGNVGLMKAVQKFDPERGIKFSYYASFWIKAYILKFIMDNWRMVKVGTTQTQRKLFYNLGKERQRLLNQGFDASTASLSKSLNVSEQDITEMDQRLGSSDMSLDAPFSEDTSMTRMDMLPALSTPVEDLLAEEQMVVLLKKQIKKMMPELNDKERDVLEQRLMNEEPVTLREIGEKYNITRERVRQIEARLIEKIRENFSRNLATATNKGTEDHVERT
- a CDS encoding homocysteine S-methyltransferase family protein, which encodes MSQKVRELIQSGKILLFDGAMGTQLQARGLQPGQSPEEFGDRNPEVIARIHEDYLNAGAMFLTTNTFGGTRFKLPPDLDPRSFNRKMAETARSSAKDKGFVAGSVGPTGELLAPLGKVGFSELVDAFAEQIAGLAQGGADLIQIETQFDLGEIRAAVVAARQVCDLPVAVSMTFESGSSLTGTSPLTFLDTMQNLGVDLIGTNCSLGPEGLEEIIRAMLPRATTPLLVQPNAGLPILENGKTVFPLQPHPFAERMLRFPALGVQGVGGCCGTSPDHIRAMALALRDVDVASLKARDVTEGPDLILTSRAVSVCIGPREPLVIIGERINPTGKKQLTAQFQAGEHGLALDMAGQQIAQGAGVLDVNVGAPMVDETVLLPDLVSTLTARFPTPLSIDSSKPEAIEAALRRYPGSPLVNSISGESGRMEALGPLCRTYGAPFILLPLAGSDLPETASQRLKIIENLLQRAEDLGIPRRLIMVDALALTVSSKPESARHCLRTIRACREKWNLPTVIGLSNISFGLPARELLNSTFLTMAMAHGLCAVIAHPGARRVQEALAAGEVLLARDAQAKTFVGGYADWSAGGGAAAGSGAAVKGGLAAKPALTLGEAVIQGDKDRILDLLEAALQDGARPGTLLDEELIPAIMEVGRRYETREFFLPQLILSAETMQRAFDRLTPLLQEDAGDAQRARIVMATVEGDIHDIGKNIVCLMLRNMGFEVHDLGKDVPAETIVRAAQDKQAGLIGLSALMTTTMVRMEDTVRMVKELGLSTKVMVGGAVVTEHFAQSIGADGYAPDAVAAVRLAAKLLGEHGRNRAEVS
- a CDS encoding TlpA family protein disulfide reductase, which encodes MKTLLLPTLLLLALVALIPYRVCWASGSTDMPVMDVQGFGDFLLEQRGKVVVVDFWATWCGPCRKKLPALMACRDRFSEEEVAMLGISLDFNPETLRSFLKVNQLNYPISLAEDGFGAELGVQAIPLLHVYDAAGELVIVEEGLTSPETLCQEVGRLIAP
- a CDS encoding N-acetyltransferase yields the protein MTELSAIYIRKARIQDVRTIHGLLMDCSKQGLLLPRSYNQLYSHLRDFFVLAPSQGGAILGCCALSIAWEDLAEVRSLAVVSECRGQGWGRRLVEACLSDAITLGIYRVFTLTYQATFFERIGFQVVSKDNLPQKVWADCLHCPKFPDCDEIAMAIDM